From the genome of Vibrio navarrensis, one region includes:
- the gspH gene encoding type II secretion system minor pseudopilin GspH has protein sequence MSNQHLRGFTLIEILLVLVLLSLTAVAVIATIPTRTDDSAKKYAQSFYQRLQLLNEEALLSGKDFGIRINEDKSRYTLLVLQAQGWQSLALNKIPATTELKNDVALQLSLGGGVWQQDDRLFKPGSLFDEDMFAEEEGKKKKESPPQIFVLSSGELTPFSLSFYPQDRDATEDGWRVRAKDTGQIVLLAPGEEEKE, from the coding sequence ATGTCCAATCAGCACCTGCGAGGTTTCACCTTGATCGAGATCTTGTTGGTGTTGGTGCTGCTCTCTCTGACGGCGGTGGCGGTGATCGCCACCATTCCGACTCGCACCGACGACAGCGCCAAAAAATACGCCCAGAGTTTTTACCAACGATTGCAGTTACTCAATGAAGAAGCACTGCTCAGTGGTAAAGATTTTGGTATTCGTATCAATGAAGATAAGTCTCGCTATACCTTACTTGTATTGCAAGCTCAGGGATGGCAGAGCTTAGCGCTCAACAAAATCCCCGCGACAACCGAACTGAAGAATGATGTTGCGCTGCAACTCTCCCTCGGTGGCGGCGTGTGGCAACAAGATGATCGCTTGTTTAAGCCGGGATCTCTGTTTGATGAAGATATGTTTGCCGAAGAAGAAGGCAAAAAGAAAAAAGAGTCGCCACCACAAATTTTCGTTTTGTCGAGCGGTGAACTGACGCCGTTCTCACTCTCTTTCTACCCACAAGACCGTGATGCGACAGAAGATGGTTGGCGTGTGAGGGCGAAAGATACCGGGCAGATTGTGCTGCTTGCCCCTGGCGAAGAAGAGAAAGAGTAA
- the gspD gene encoding type II secretion system secretin GspD, translated as MKHWFSKSAWLLAGTLACTSGAWASEFSASFKGTDIQEFITIVGRNLEKTIIVDPSVRGKIDVRSYDVLNEEQYYSFFLNVLEVYGYAVVEMENGVLKVVKSKDSKTSAIPVVGDDTVKGDNVITRVVAVRNVSVRELSPLLRQLIDNAGAGNVVHYDPANIILITGRAAVVNRLAEIIKRVDQAGDTEVEVIELKNASASEMVRIVDALNKSQDAKNTPANLLPKLVADERTNSILISGDPKVRERLKNLIEKLDVEMATKGNNRVVYLKYAKAEDLVDVLKGVSDNLQAEKNSGQKTAGSQRNDVVIAAHQGTNSLVLTAPPDIMIALQEVISQLDIRRAQVLIEALIVEMAEGDGINLGVQWGSLESGALIQYGNSGAQIGKVMIGLEEAKDVKKTESYWNSSKTNADGSTGGWESREYTEKGDYSTLASALSGVNGAAMSLVMGDWTALISAVASNSNSNILSSPSITVMDNGEASFIVGEEVPVLTGSSASSNNDNPFQTVERKEVGIKLKVVPQINEGDSVQLNIEQEVSNVLGANGAVDVRFAKRQLNTSVIVQDGQMLVLGGLIDERALESESKVPLLGDIPILGHLFKSTSTQVEKKNLMVFIKPTIIRDGMTADGITQRKYNYIRAEQLYKADQGLKLMGDGNIPVLPKYGEDKRHPAEIQAFIEQMESN; from the coding sequence GTGAAACATTGGTTTAGCAAAAGCGCATGGTTGCTAGCAGGGACGCTAGCCTGTACGTCCGGCGCGTGGGCAAGCGAATTTAGTGCGAGCTTTAAAGGTACGGACATTCAGGAATTCATTACGATCGTCGGACGCAATCTGGAGAAAACCATCATTGTTGATCCGTCAGTGCGCGGCAAAATTGATGTCCGCAGCTATGATGTATTGAATGAAGAGCAATACTACAGCTTCTTTCTCAATGTGTTGGAAGTGTACGGCTATGCCGTGGTGGAAATGGAAAATGGCGTACTGAAAGTCGTCAAATCAAAAGACTCGAAAACCTCGGCCATTCCTGTGGTGGGTGACGATACCGTCAAAGGCGACAACGTCATCACGCGCGTCGTTGCGGTGCGCAATGTCTCGGTGCGCGAACTTTCGCCTCTGCTGCGCCAACTGATCGACAACGCAGGCGCAGGTAACGTGGTGCACTACGACCCAGCCAACATCATTTTGATCACCGGCCGTGCGGCGGTGGTGAATCGCCTTGCGGAAATCATCAAACGTGTCGATCAGGCGGGCGATACCGAAGTGGAAGTGATTGAACTGAAAAACGCGTCTGCCTCTGAAATGGTGCGCATTGTCGATGCACTGAACAAATCCCAAGACGCCAAAAATACCCCAGCCAATTTGCTGCCTAAATTAGTGGCAGACGAACGCACTAACTCCATCTTGATCTCGGGTGATCCGAAAGTGCGTGAACGCCTGAAAAACCTGATTGAGAAGCTCGATGTCGAGATGGCAACCAAAGGCAACAACCGCGTGGTGTATCTCAAATACGCTAAAGCGGAAGATTTGGTCGATGTGCTCAAAGGAGTGTCCGATAATCTGCAAGCGGAGAAAAATTCCGGCCAAAAAACCGCGGGTTCGCAGCGCAATGACGTGGTGATCGCCGCTCACCAAGGTACCAACTCGCTGGTGCTGACTGCGCCGCCCGATATCATGATTGCGTTGCAAGAAGTGATTTCTCAGTTGGATATTCGTCGTGCACAAGTATTGATTGAAGCTTTGATTGTCGAAATGGCGGAAGGCGATGGCATTAACCTTGGCGTACAGTGGGGCTCACTGGAAAGTGGCGCTTTGATTCAGTACGGCAACAGTGGTGCACAAATTGGCAAGGTGATGATTGGTCTTGAAGAAGCCAAAGATGTTAAGAAAACAGAGAGTTATTGGAATTCAAGTAAAACAAATGCCGATGGCTCAACCGGTGGTTGGGAAAGCCGCGAGTATACTGAAAAAGGCGATTACTCCACTCTAGCCTCTGCCTTATCAGGCGTAAATGGCGCAGCGATGAGTTTGGTCATGGGTGATTGGACAGCCTTAATCAGCGCGGTCGCCAGCAACTCCAATTCGAACATACTCTCTTCGCCTAGCATTACCGTGATGGACAACGGCGAAGCGTCGTTTATTGTTGGGGAAGAAGTGCCAGTCTTAACCGGTTCATCGGCCAGCTCGAACAACGACAATCCATTCCAGACGGTGGAACGTAAAGAGGTTGGTATCAAACTGAAAGTAGTGCCGCAAATCAACGAAGGCGACTCAGTACAACTCAATATTGAGCAAGAGGTCTCCAACGTGCTTGGGGCTAACGGCGCGGTCGACGTGCGCTTTGCCAAACGCCAATTGAATACCTCTGTGATTGTTCAAGACGGGCAGATGCTGGTACTCGGTGGTTTGATTGACGAGCGTGCGCTGGAAAGTGAATCGAAAGTACCGCTATTGGGGGACATTCCAATTTTGGGCCACCTGTTCAAATCGACCAGTACTCAAGTCGAGAAAAAGAACCTGATGGTTTTCATCAAGCCAACCATTATTCGCGATGGCATGACGGCTGACGGCATCACCCAGCGCAAATACAACTACATTCGTGCCGAACAGTTATATAAAGCCGATCAAGGTTTGAAGCTGATGGGCGATGGTAACATCCCAGTTCTGCCAAAATATGGTGAAGATAAGCGCCATCCTGCTGAAATTCAGGCCTTTATCGAACAGATGGAAAGCAACTAA
- the gspG gene encoding type II secretion system major pseudopilin GspG → MQSKRKKQAGFTLLEVMVVVVILGILASFVVPNLLGNKEKADQQKAITDIVALENALDMYKLDNSVYPTTDQGLEALVSKPSSPEPRNYRDGGYIKRLPKDPWGNDYQYLSPGDKGTVDIFTLGADGQEGGEGAAADIGNWNMQDFR, encoded by the coding sequence ATGCAAAGCAAACGTAAAAAACAGGCGGGTTTTACCCTGTTAGAAGTCATGGTTGTGGTAGTGATTCTGGGCATTTTGGCCAGTTTCGTTGTACCTAACTTGCTGGGGAACAAAGAGAAAGCGGACCAACAAAAAGCGATCACCGATATCGTCGCGTTGGAAAACGCGCTCGATATGTACAAGCTCGACAACAGTGTTTATCCAACCACTGATCAAGGTTTGGAAGCGCTGGTGAGCAAGCCAAGTAGCCCTGAGCCGCGTAACTACCGCGATGGCGGTTACATCAAACGTCTGCCAAAAGATCCGTGGGGCAACGATTACCAATACCTTAGCCCGGGTGACAAAGGCACAGTTGACATCTTTACCTTAGGTGCGGATGGTCAAGAAGGCGGTGAAGGCGCGGCAGCGGACATCGGCAACTGGAATATGCAAGACTTCCGTTAA
- the hslO gene encoding Hsp33 family molecular chaperone HslO, with protein sequence MASNVLNRYLFEDLSVRGELVQLDEAYQRIISSKEYPAALQKLLGELLVSTTLLTATLKFEGSITIQLQGDGPVSLAVINGDNEQKVRGVARWEGEIADDASLHDMMGKGYLVITIEPKKGERYQGVVGLDGDNLTQVIEGYFANSEQLKTRLWIRTGEHQGQAHAAGMLIQIVPDGTGSADDFEHLEQLTNTVKNEELFTLKANELLYRLYNQEQVRLFEPQPVEFHCGCSRERSGAAIVTIDKTEIYDILATEGYVSLHCDYCGTTYSFDEPQVAELYTNATSERKTLH encoded by the coding sequence ATGGCAAGCAATGTTTTGAACCGCTACTTATTTGAAGACCTTTCAGTGCGTGGCGAGCTGGTACAATTGGATGAAGCATACCAGCGTATTATTTCGAGCAAGGAATATCCGGCAGCCCTGCAAAAACTGTTAGGCGAGCTGTTGGTGTCAACCACTCTACTCACCGCCACGCTCAAATTTGAAGGTTCTATCACCATTCAATTGCAAGGTGATGGCCCGGTATCTTTGGCGGTAATCAATGGCGATAACGAACAAAAAGTTCGTGGTGTCGCGCGCTGGGAAGGTGAGATTGCCGACGATGCTAGCCTGCACGATATGATGGGGAAAGGCTACCTTGTCATCACCATTGAGCCGAAAAAAGGCGAACGCTATCAAGGTGTGGTTGGTCTCGACGGCGATAACCTTACTCAAGTGATCGAAGGCTATTTTGCCAATTCAGAACAGCTTAAAACCCGCTTGTGGATTCGCACTGGCGAGCACCAAGGTCAAGCGCACGCCGCTGGTATGCTGATTCAAATCGTGCCAGATGGCACTGGCTCTGCCGATGACTTTGAGCACCTCGAACAGTTAACAAACACAGTGAAAAATGAAGAGTTATTCACTTTAAAAGCCAACGAGCTGCTGTATCGCTTGTACAACCAAGAACAAGTCCGCCTGTTCGAACCTCAGCCTGTCGAGTTCCATTGTGGCTGTTCTCGTGAGCGCAGCGGTGCCGCAATTGTCACTATCGATAAAACTGAAATTTATGACATTTTGGCCACCGAAGGATACGTTTCTTTACATTGTGATTACTGCGGCACGACTTACTCGTTTGACGAGCCGCAAGTAGCTGAACTCTACACCAACGCCACTTCTGAGCGTAAAACGCTGCATTAA
- the gspK gene encoding type II secretion system minor pseudopilin GspK, whose amino-acid sequence MAKLTIRRQSGVALVIILMLLAIMATIAASMSERLFAQFQRGSNQVSYQQAYWYSLGVEALAKVAIEQSYKDSDTTVNLNQPWAVEEKTYPLDYGEARGRIYDRQACFNLNVLASVKPQDGQLERPYLVKVLRNLLEENGVETYESEVVADSVWEFIDSDDAVRSSSGVEDATYEGMQPAYLAANGFLADSSELRAVYKVTGEMMEKLRPLVCALPTDDWRLNVNTLAEEQSSLLVALLSPTLNESSAKDLIEKRPFDGWASVDAFMAESELAGVSDEIKKQSKKYLTVDSAYFELDAQVFVDDSRVRIRSLMYSKNRETVTVVRRRFGGISERVSDRSAE is encoded by the coding sequence ATGGCTAAATTGACCATCCGCCGTCAGTCTGGCGTTGCTCTAGTGATTATCCTCATGCTGCTGGCTATTATGGCGACCATTGCGGCATCCATGTCGGAGCGGCTGTTTGCCCAGTTTCAGCGCGGTAGCAATCAAGTCAGCTACCAGCAAGCCTATTGGTACAGCTTAGGTGTGGAAGCGCTGGCTAAAGTGGCGATTGAACAGAGTTACAAAGACAGTGATACCACGGTGAACTTGAACCAGCCGTGGGCGGTGGAAGAGAAGACCTATCCACTGGATTACGGTGAAGCGCGCGGGCGTATTTATGATCGCCAAGCGTGCTTTAATCTCAATGTATTGGCGAGTGTAAAACCGCAGGATGGACAGCTTGAGCGTCCTTACCTCGTCAAAGTGCTGCGCAATTTACTTGAAGAAAATGGCGTGGAAACGTATGAATCTGAGGTGGTTGCGGATTCAGTGTGGGAATTTATCGACAGTGATGACGCAGTTCGTTCCAGCTCGGGTGTGGAAGATGCCACTTACGAAGGCATGCAACCCGCGTATTTAGCGGCCAACGGCTTTCTCGCCGACAGCAGCGAGCTACGCGCGGTGTACAAGGTCACGGGCGAGATGATGGAAAAGCTGCGCCCGTTGGTGTGTGCGTTGCCGACCGATGACTGGCGATTAAATGTCAACACACTTGCCGAGGAGCAGAGCTCATTGCTGGTTGCGCTCCTGTCGCCGACGCTTAACGAATCGAGTGCCAAAGACTTGATTGAAAAGCGACCGTTTGACGGTTGGGCGAGTGTCGATGCCTTTATGGCAGAATCAGAGTTGGCAGGTGTCAGCGATGAGATTAAAAAACAATCCAAAAAGTACCTCACCGTAGATAGTGCTTATTTTGAATTGGATGCGCAGGTCTTTGTTGATGACTCACGAGTGAGAATTCGCAGCCTAATGTACAGTAAAAACAGAGAAACAGTGACCGTCGTGCGTCGTCGTTTTGGAGGAATCAGTGAGCGAGTTTCTGACCGTTCGGCTGAGTAG
- the hslR gene encoding ribosome-associated heat shock protein Hsp15: MSSQLDAVRLDKWLWAARFYKTRSIARNMVDGGKVHYNGQRTKPSKIVEIGATIKLRQGNDEKVVVIEQISDQRRGAPEAQRLYRETDESVAKRETLAQQRKLNANPSPERRPDKKQRRDIIKFKLQ; encoded by the coding sequence ATGAGTTCCCAACTTGACGCCGTTCGACTAGATAAATGGCTATGGGCTGCACGATTTTATAAGACCCGTTCCATTGCCCGCAACATGGTCGATGGAGGTAAAGTCCACTATAATGGTCAGCGCACAAAACCAAGCAAAATAGTTGAAATTGGTGCGACAATTAAGTTACGCCAAGGAAATGACGAGAAAGTGGTGGTGATTGAGCAGATCTCAGATCAGCGACGTGGCGCGCCTGAAGCACAAAGGCTGTATCGCGAAACCGACGAAAGTGTAGCAAAGCGCGAAACACTGGCACAGCAACGTAAACTCAACGCCAACCCAAGTCCAGAAAGACGCCCAGACAAAAAACAGCGTCGTGACATCATCAAATTTAAACTGCAGTAA
- the gspF gene encoding type II secretion system inner membrane protein GspF, translating into MAAFEYKALDAKGRQKKGNIEGDNARQVRQRLKEQGLVPIEVIETKAKQAKSNASGGFKRGISTPDLSLITRQISTLVQSGMPLEECLRAVSEQAEKPRIKSMLAAVRSKVTEGYTLADSLADYPHIFDELYRSMVAAGEKSGHLDAVLERLADYCENRQKMRSKLMQAMIYPVVLVVFAVSIVAFLLATVVPKIVEPIIQMGQELPQSTQFLLASSEFIQQWGLILFVSVVVAIYLLKTALKKPNFRMAWDRRILSLPLLGKISKGLNTARFARTLSICTSSAIPILEGMRVAVDVMSNQFVKQQVLVAADSVREGASLRKALDQTRLFPPMMLHMIASGEQSGELESMLTRAADNQDQNFESTVNIALGIFTPALIALMAGLVLFIVMATLMPMLEMNNLMSG; encoded by the coding sequence ATGGCGGCGTTTGAATACAAAGCGCTCGATGCCAAAGGGCGACAGAAAAAAGGCAATATCGAAGGCGATAACGCTCGTCAGGTTAGACAGCGGCTTAAAGAGCAAGGCTTGGTGCCAATTGAGGTGATCGAGACCAAAGCGAAGCAGGCGAAAAGCAACGCTTCCGGTGGGTTCAAACGCGGGATCAGTACCCCCGATCTCTCTTTGATTACGCGCCAGATCTCGACCTTGGTTCAATCTGGTATGCCTTTGGAAGAGTGTTTACGTGCGGTATCGGAACAAGCGGAAAAACCACGCATCAAAAGCATGCTGGCCGCGGTGCGTTCCAAAGTGACCGAAGGTTACACCTTAGCCGACAGTTTGGCCGATTATCCGCACATCTTTGATGAGCTGTATCGTTCTATGGTGGCGGCGGGGGAGAAATCCGGTCACCTCGATGCAGTTTTAGAACGGCTGGCCGATTACTGTGAAAATCGGCAGAAAATGCGCTCTAAGCTGATGCAAGCGATGATCTACCCTGTGGTGTTGGTGGTGTTTGCAGTCTCGATTGTGGCGTTTTTGCTGGCGACCGTAGTGCCGAAAATCGTTGAGCCGATCATTCAAATGGGGCAAGAGTTGCCGCAGTCCACGCAATTTCTTCTCGCTTCGAGTGAATTTATTCAGCAATGGGGCTTGATACTGTTTGTCAGCGTGGTAGTGGCGATTTATCTGCTAAAAACCGCCCTGAAAAAGCCAAACTTTCGTATGGCGTGGGATAGACGTATTTTAAGCCTGCCGTTGCTTGGGAAAATATCTAAGGGTTTGAATACGGCGCGTTTTGCACGAACGCTATCGATTTGTACCTCCAGCGCCATTCCGATTTTGGAGGGAATGCGCGTTGCGGTGGATGTTATGTCGAACCAATTTGTCAAACAGCAGGTCTTAGTAGCTGCAGACAGTGTGCGTGAAGGTGCCAGCTTGCGCAAAGCCCTGGATCAGACTCGTCTCTTTCCACCGATGATGCTACATATGATCGCCAGTGGTGAGCAGAGTGGTGAGCTGGAGAGCATGTTGACGCGCGCAGCGGATAACCAAGACCAAAACTTCGAATCGACGGTCAATATTGCTTTGGGGATTTTTACTCCGGCGTTGATCGCCTTGATGGCGGGCTTGGTGCTGTTTATCGTCATGGCAACGCTGATGCCGATGCTGGAAATGAATAACTTAATGAGTGGCTAA
- the gspC gene encoding type II secretion system protein GspC, giving the protein MKPSELSAGLKSSPLLARVIANNGEIQRHVSKILAGILIAMTGWTLGQVVWLTQPQKNEIVAWQAPVITGGQSNNKQGLSLAGLQAMNLFGAYNENKAKPVVKAPVVQDAPKTRLNLVLVGAVASSNPSASLAVIANRGQQATYGLGEEIEGTRAKLKAVLVDRVIIDNEGRDETVMLEGLEYKKLGDSTSHAPASSTIAKNNPPDTDEQLAQIREEITADPQKIFQYVRLSQVKKDEQVIGYRVSPGKNPQLFQSVGLQDGDIAVQLNGNDLTDPAAMGKIFNSISELTELNLTVERDGQQHDIYIQF; this is encoded by the coding sequence GTGAAACCATCAGAGCTAAGTGCTGGATTGAAAAGCAGCCCGCTACTGGCTCGCGTCATTGCGAATAACGGCGAAATTCAGCGCCATGTAAGCAAGATCTTAGCTGGCATTTTGATTGCGATGACAGGCTGGACTTTAGGCCAGGTTGTCTGGCTCACACAGCCACAAAAAAATGAGATTGTTGCTTGGCAAGCCCCTGTGATAACCGGAGGGCAAAGCAACAATAAGCAGGGCCTTTCTCTTGCTGGGCTGCAGGCGATGAATTTGTTTGGTGCTTACAACGAAAACAAAGCAAAACCGGTGGTAAAAGCGCCTGTGGTGCAAGATGCGCCGAAAACTCGACTCAATTTGGTGTTGGTCGGTGCGGTCGCGAGTAGCAACCCGAGTGCCAGTTTGGCGGTCATTGCTAACCGAGGTCAGCAAGCGACGTACGGTTTAGGCGAAGAAATTGAAGGGACTCGCGCCAAGCTAAAAGCCGTGTTAGTGGATCGGGTGATCATTGATAACGAAGGGCGTGATGAAACCGTGATGCTTGAAGGGCTAGAGTACAAGAAACTCGGCGATAGCACTTCGCATGCGCCAGCCTCGTCGACCATAGCGAAGAACAACCCGCCCGATACCGACGAACAGTTAGCGCAGATTCGTGAAGAGATCACCGCCGATCCGCAGAAGATTTTCCAATATGTCCGTTTATCCCAAGTGAAGAAAGACGAGCAGGTCATCGGTTATCGTGTTAGCCCGGGTAAAAATCCGCAGCTTTTCCAGTCGGTTGGTTTGCAAGATGGCGATATTGCTGTGCAGCTTAATGGCAACGATCTGACCGATCCGGCGGCGATGGGCAAAATTTTCAATTCAATTTCAGAGCTGACAGAGCTGAACCTGACGGTTGAGCGTGATGGTCAGCAGCATGACATTTACATCCAATTTTAA
- the gspI gene encoding type II secretion system minor pseudopilin GspI: protein MANRRKSRGMTLLEVLVALAIFATAAMSVIRAVSQHINTIGYLEEKMFAAMVADNQMASVMLDPKSLKARSGQEEMAGRTWYWKVAPVATTQPLLKAFDVSVAVEKEANPIVTVRSYVGQ from the coding sequence ATGGCCAACAGACGTAAAAGCAGAGGCATGACGCTGCTGGAAGTGCTGGTTGCGCTGGCGATTTTTGCCACCGCGGCGATGAGCGTAATTCGAGCGGTCAGCCAACACATCAATACCATTGGCTATTTGGAAGAGAAGATGTTTGCCGCTATGGTGGCCGACAACCAGATGGCGAGTGTGATGCTCGACCCGAAATCACTCAAAGCACGCTCTGGTCAGGAAGAGATGGCCGGGCGAACTTGGTACTGGAAAGTAGCGCCTGTGGCGACCACGCAACCACTGTTGAAAGCGTTTGACGTCAGTGTGGCGGTGGAAAAAGAAGCGAACCCCATTGTGACGGTGAGAAGCTATGTCGGCCAGTAA
- the gspJ gene encoding type II secretion system minor pseudopilin GspJ → MSASKSMSASKRKRQQGFTLIEVLVSIAIFATLSVAAYQVVNQVQRSNQLSQERSARLNELQRAVVMMDNDFRQMALRPMRTNGENPASKLIVWADYLLDSDSKGVMFARLGWHNPQQQFPRGEVTKVGYRIKDDMFERVWWRYPDTPTGQMGVITPLLSGVETFEMRFSDGKKWSDEWDAENTLPAAVSVELTLKDYGKISRVYLTPEGTLQKRDGSGSQDSKDDNNG, encoded by the coding sequence ATGTCGGCCAGTAAAAGTATGTCGGCCAGTAAAAGAAAGCGCCAACAAGGCTTTACCCTGATTGAAGTGTTGGTGTCGATCGCCATTTTTGCCACATTAAGCGTAGCTGCTTATCAGGTGGTGAATCAGGTGCAGCGCAGCAATCAGTTATCACAAGAGCGCAGTGCGCGTCTCAACGAGCTACAGCGTGCTGTGGTGATGATGGACAACGATTTTCGTCAAATGGCGCTGCGCCCGATGCGCACAAATGGTGAAAACCCCGCAAGTAAATTGATCGTGTGGGCGGACTATCTGCTCGACTCGGACAGCAAAGGGGTGATGTTTGCCCGTTTAGGCTGGCATAACCCTCAGCAGCAATTTCCGCGAGGTGAAGTGACCAAAGTCGGTTATCGCATCAAAGACGACATGTTTGAGCGGGTATGGTGGCGTTATCCTGACACGCCCACTGGTCAAATGGGAGTGATTACCCCTTTGCTGAGCGGGGTGGAAACGTTTGAAATGCGTTTTTCCGATGGTAAAAAATGGAGCGATGAGTGGGATGCGGAGAACACTTTACCTGCTGCCGTTTCGGTTGAATTGACATTGAAAGATTACGGTAAGATCTCGCGTGTCTATCTGACTCCGGAAGGGACGCTGCAAAAACGCGACGGCTCGGGCAGTCAGGACAGCAAGGATGACAATAATGGCTAA
- the gspE gene encoding type II secretion system ATPase GspE produces MVDMLDTVAAFRRLPFSFANRFKMVLEVEHPERPMMLYYVEPLNASALIEVRRVLKQTFIPKALSAEEFEKKLTLAYQRDSSEARQLMEDIGSDDDFFSLAEELPQGEDLLESEDDAPIIKLINAMLGEAIKEGASDIHIETFEKSLSIRFRVDGVLRDVLAPNRKLAPLLVSRVKVMAKLDIAEKRVPQDGRISLRIGGRAVDVRVSTMPSSHGERVVMRLLDKNATRLDLHSLGMTPTNHDNFRHLIARPHGIILVTGPTGSGKSTTLYAGLQELNSNERNILTVEDPIEFDIDGIGQTQVNPKVDMTFARGLRAILRQDPDVVMVGEIRDLETAQIAVQASLTGHLVMSTLHTNTAVGAITRLRDMGIEPFLISSSLLGVLAQRLVRTLCHDCKEPYEADKEQRKLFDSKKKEPLILYRPKGCEKCNHKGYRGRTGIHELLMVDEKVQELIHSEAGEQAIDKLIREHTPSIRSDGLSKVLQGVTSLEEVMRVTKES; encoded by the coding sequence ATGGTAGATATGTTGGACACGGTAGCTGCTTTTCGCCGTTTGCCTTTTAGCTTTGCCAACCGCTTTAAGATGGTGCTTGAAGTGGAACATCCCGAGCGCCCGATGATGCTCTATTATGTCGAGCCTCTCAATGCCTCAGCGTTGATTGAAGTACGCCGAGTGTTGAAGCAGACGTTTATTCCCAAAGCGCTCAGCGCAGAAGAGTTCGAGAAAAAGCTTACCTTAGCCTATCAGCGTGACTCGTCAGAGGCGAGACAACTGATGGAAGACATCGGCTCCGATGACGATTTCTTCTCCTTGGCGGAAGAGTTGCCGCAGGGGGAAGATCTGCTTGAGTCGGAAGACGATGCGCCGATCATCAAATTGATCAACGCCATGCTCGGTGAAGCGATTAAAGAGGGCGCGTCAGATATTCATATCGAAACGTTTGAAAAATCGCTCTCGATTCGTTTCCGTGTCGACGGGGTGTTGCGTGACGTGCTTGCTCCGAACCGTAAGCTAGCACCGCTGCTGGTATCGCGGGTTAAGGTAATGGCGAAGCTGGACATCGCAGAAAAACGCGTGCCGCAAGATGGTCGAATCTCTTTGCGCATCGGTGGTCGCGCAGTGGACGTGCGGGTTTCGACCATGCCGTCATCGCATGGTGAACGTGTAGTTATGCGTCTGCTGGACAAAAACGCCACCCGCTTGGATTTGCACAGCCTAGGTATGACGCCAACCAACCATGATAACTTTCGTCACCTGATCGCTCGTCCACACGGGATTATTCTGGTCACGGGGCCAACGGGGTCGGGTAAATCAACGACCTTGTACGCAGGGTTGCAGGAGCTCAACAGCAACGAGCGCAATATCCTCACCGTCGAAGATCCGATCGAGTTTGACATCGACGGTATTGGTCAGACACAGGTCAACCCGAAAGTCGACATGACATTTGCTCGCGGTTTGCGTGCGATTTTGCGTCAAGACCCGGATGTGGTGATGGTCGGGGAAATTCGTGACTTGGAAACCGCACAAATTGCCGTTCAAGCGTCGTTAACCGGCCACTTGGTGATGTCGACATTGCACACCAACACGGCGGTCGGTGCGATTACCCGTTTGCGTGATATGGGAATTGAGCCTTTCCTCATTTCTTCCTCTTTGCTTGGGGTGTTGGCGCAGCGCTTGGTACGAACTCTGTGCCACGACTGCAAAGAGCCTTACGAAGCCGATAAAGAGCAGCGCAAACTGTTTGATAGCAAGAAGAAAGAGCCTCTTATCCTCTACCGCCCAAAAGGCTGTGAGAAGTGTAATCACAAAGGTTACCGAGGCCGTACCGGTATCCACGAATTGCTAATGGTGGATGAGAAAGTGCAGGAGCTTATTCACAGTGAAGCGGGCGAGCAGGCGATTGATAAACTGATCCGTGAACATACGCCAAGCATTCGCAGTGATGGTTTGAGCAAAGTATTGCAAGGTGTCACCTCACTCGAAGAAGTGATGCGTGTCACTAAGGAATCCTGA